From a region of the Candidatus Pelagibacter sp. FZCC0015 genome:
- a CDS encoding PhoX family protein produces MKNNKTKVHNLSIDEYDEINNPPPEVVDFDNILQKAMSRRSFMKNSAMFGASAFVLGSGLNILSSTDAEAAFSGLVNFKPIKADTKDDITVPEGYSWEILAKWGDPLFTKGKWFDHYTRGTGETQELAFGDNNDGMDTFYTKDGKTIIAVNNEYVNRSIIYDNRGTKLPETADDVRKGKAGHGVSIFEISNKNGKWEIVKDSKYNRRITADSRMEITGPARGHDLLKTISDPTGTLSLGTWNNCGNGKTPWGTYLACEENFNGYFSNTDPNADIPPEFKRYGISTKDWGYAWGKFDDRFNWDLEPNEPNRAGYVVEIDPLNPSSTPKKRTALGRFKHENAEVTLGKNNEVVVYLGDDERGEYLYKFISSKKYNKNGDNSKVLEDGDLFVAKFDDNGKGKWLPLTPETTGMKSKAEIAIHTRMAASAAGGTTMDRPEWVAANPLKAEAYVALTNNKNRGKKPNAGGDDTSVNGPNPRINNQYGQIVRWTADRGDHASSNFKWDIFALVGNPAVHKGSNAGSKNITKENMFNAPDGIKFDSKGGLWIQTDGKYSNSGDFAGMGNNQMLYGDPKTGEIKRFLVGPNEAEVTGLTWSKDYKTMFVGIQHPGEKGNSIWPDGPGTAPRSSIIAIRKNDGSRIG; encoded by the coding sequence ATGAAAAATAATAAAACTAAAGTACATAATTTATCAATTGATGAATATGATGAAATAAATAATCCACCACCAGAAGTGGTTGATTTTGACAATATACTTCAAAAGGCAATGAGCAGAAGAAGCTTTATGAAAAATAGTGCTATGTTTGGCGCATCAGCTTTTGTTCTTGGTTCTGGACTTAACATTTTAAGCTCTACAGATGCAGAAGCTGCATTTTCTGGTCTTGTAAATTTTAAACCAATTAAAGCAGATACAAAAGATGATATTACAGTACCAGAAGGATATAGTTGGGAAATCTTAGCTAAGTGGGGTGACCCATTATTTACTAAGGGTAAATGGTTTGATCATTACACAAGAGGAACTGGTGAGACACAGGAACTTGCTTTTGGTGATAACAATGATGGTATGGATACTTTTTATACTAAAGATGGTAAAACAATCATTGCTGTTAATAATGAATATGTAAATAGATCAATTATTTACGACAACAGAGGCACCAAATTACCTGAAACAGCAGATGATGTTAGAAAAGGTAAAGCAGGTCATGGTGTTAGTATTTTTGAAATATCAAATAAAAATGGTAAATGGGAAATAGTTAAGGACTCTAAATATAATAGAAGAATAACCGCAGATTCAAGAATGGAAATTACAGGTCCTGCAAGAGGGCATGATTTGTTAAAAACAATTTCTGATCCAACGGGAACATTATCCTTAGGAACATGGAACAACTGTGGAAATGGTAAAACTCCATGGGGAACTTATCTTGCATGTGAGGAAAACTTTAACGGATATTTTTCTAATACTGACCCTAATGCCGATATTCCACCAGAATTTAAAAGATATGGTATTTCAACAAAGGATTGGGGTTATGCTTGGGGTAAATTTGATGATAGGTTTAATTGGGATCTAGAACCAAATGAGCCAAATAGAGCTGGTTATGTTGTTGAAATCGATCCATTAAATCCCTCATCTACTCCAAAAAAAAGAACAGCTTTAGGAAGATTTAAGCACGAAAATGCTGAGGTAACACTTGGTAAAAATAATGAAGTTGTTGTTTATTTGGGAGATGATGAAAGAGGTGAGTATTTGTATAAATTTATTTCATCAAAAAAATATAATAAAAATGGTGATAACTCCAAAGTTTTAGAAGATGGAGATTTATTTGTTGCCAAGTTTGATGACAATGGAAAAGGCAAATGGTTACCTTTAACGCCTGAAACAACTGGAATGAAGTCTAAAGCCGAAATAGCTATTCATACAAGAATGGCAGCTTCTGCAGCAGGCGGGACTACAATGGATAGGCCTGAATGGGTTGCAGCAAATCCATTAAAAGCAGAAGCATATGTTGCTTTAACAAATAATAAGAACAGAGGAAAAAAACCAAATGCTGGTGGCGATGATACGTCTGTGAATGGACCTAACCCCAGAATAAACAATCAATATGGTCAAATTGTTAGATGGACAGCAGATAGAGGTGATCATGCTTCATCTAATTTTAAATGGGATATATTTGCTTTAGTTGGAAATCCAGCTGTTCACAAAGGATCAAATGCTGGATCTAAAAACATAACTAAGGAAAATATGTTTAATGCTCCTGATGGAATTAAATTTGATTCTAAAGGAGGATTATGGATACAAACAGATGGAAAATACTCTAATTCAGGAGACTTTGCAGGTATGGGTAATAATCAAATGTTGTATGGTGACCCAAAGACAGGTGAGATTAAAAGATTTCTTGTAGGTCCTAATGAGGCAGAGGTTACAGGATTGACCTGGAGTAAAGATTACAAAACTATGTTTGTTGGTATTCAACATCCAGGTGAAAAAGGTAATTCTATATGGCCAGACGGACCTGGTACGGCTCCAAGATCTTCAATTATAGCTATTAGAAAAAATGATGGCTCTAGAATTGGTTAA
- a CDS encoding NUDIX hydrolase has translation MKNLKLTNNIKLINKKFKKNEFYHFLKTSNLSIVIPKIKNKYILVSQKRIPINQINFEFPSGIIEKHETALISAKKELIEETGYKSRNKLRKITSFYSEPGRLTTKITGFFCNNLIKISKPEKGIKIHIVSDHQIIKLIKNGKFNNASHIGMFLFYKKKYAR, from the coding sequence TTGAAAAATTTAAAACTAACAAACAATATTAAATTAATTAATAAAAAATTTAAAAAAAATGAATTTTATCATTTTTTAAAAACCTCAAACCTTTCAATCGTAATACCCAAAATTAAAAACAAGTATATTTTAGTTTCACAAAAAAGAATTCCTATAAATCAAATTAATTTTGAGTTTCCATCTGGTATCATTGAAAAACATGAAACAGCTTTAATATCTGCTAAAAAAGAATTAATTGAAGAAACAGGATATAAATCAAGAAATAAATTGAGAAAAATTACTTCATTTTATTCTGAACCGGGTCGACTCACCACTAAAATTACTGGTTTTTTTTGTAATAATCTTATTAAAATTTCAAAGCCTGAAAAAGGAATAAAAATCCACATAGTTTCAGATCATCAAATAATTAAATTAATTAAGAATGGTAAATTTAATAACGCCTCTCATATTGGTATGTTTTTGTTTTATAAAAAAAAATACGCTCGATAA
- a CDS encoding MIP/aquaporin family protein, which yields MKNKNKYFLSEFIGSCFLVMIIVGSGLMAENLTNDTALMLIANTIATGAGLFVLITVFADVSGAHFNPFVSIAMTITGKLKKRLLPFYISAQILGCLLGVALANFFFEHQIFELSTKSRDGIYIFVSEIVATLGLIIIIFGSMKSGKITVAASVGLYITAGYWFTSSTSFANPAVAIARTFTESFTGISYLNTPFYITAELIGMLIAVYIAKKLFLEKD from the coding sequence ATGAAAAATAAAAATAAATATTTTCTTTCAGAATTTATTGGAAGTTGCTTCCTGGTAATGATCATAGTTGGATCAGGTTTAATGGCAGAAAATCTTACCAATGATACAGCGCTAATGCTAATTGCAAATACTATAGCAACTGGAGCTGGATTATTCGTGTTAATAACTGTTTTTGCAGATGTATCTGGGGCTCACTTCAATCCATTTGTAAGTATTGCTATGACAATTACAGGAAAATTAAAAAAACGTCTTCTACCCTTTTATATTTCAGCTCAGATCCTTGGATGTTTGTTAGGTGTAGCTTTAGCTAATTTCTTTTTTGAACATCAGATTTTTGAATTATCGACAAAATCAAGAGATGGTATCTATATTTTTGTATCAGAAATTGTTGCAACATTAGGACTAATAATCATTATTTTTGGATCCATGAAGTCAGGTAAAATTACCGTAGCTGCATCTGTTGGATTATATATTACAGCTGGTTATTGGTTTACTTCATCAACATCTTTTGCAAATCCTGCTGTAGCAATAGCAAGAACATTCACAGAGTCGTTTACTGGTATAAGTTATTTAAACACTCCTTTTTATATAACTGCTGAATTAATTGGTATGTTAATTGCTGTTTATATTGCAAAAAAATTATTCTTAGAAAAAGATTGA
- a CDS encoding arsenate reductase/protein-tyrosine-phosphatase family protein — MKNILFVCTGNSARSIIAEIIINNEYSNKFKAFSAGSNPSGKINIDVRSFLEKNKNYDLTNYSSKNFEEFINNEIKMDHVITVCNNANNEVCPIWPDKNQIIHWDIDDPVTKLQNANDEEKQIIIRNTFNIISNKIKDWLDEK; from the coding sequence ATGAAAAATATTTTATTTGTATGCACAGGAAATTCAGCAAGAAGCATTATAGCTGAGATTATTATTAATAACGAATACTCAAATAAATTTAAAGCTTTCAGTGCTGGTAGCAATCCATCAGGAAAAATCAATATTGATGTTAGAAGTTTTTTAGAGAAAAATAAAAATTATGATCTAACTAACTATAGTTCTAAAAACTTTGAAGAGTTTATAAATAATGAAATAAAGATGGATCACGTAATAACGGTATGCAATAACGCAAATAATGAGGTATGTCCTATTTGGCCTGATAAAAACCAAATTATACACTGGGATATAGACGATCCAGTAACTAAACTTCAAAATGCTAATGACGAAGAAAAGCAAATAATCATTAGAAACACTTTCAATATTATAAGCAATAAAATTAAAGATTGGCTAGATGAAAAATAA
- a CDS encoding DUF6552 family protein codes for MSFFKKYLKWISTLLVLSGILLTNLNIYPLNIYFHGLGVVGWTISGFLLKDKAILTNFGLQIPLFVIGIYKIIF; via the coding sequence ATGTCATTTTTTAAAAAATATCTAAAGTGGATCAGTACACTCTTAGTGTTAAGTGGTATTTTACTTACAAATCTTAATATTTACCCACTGAATATTTATTTTCATGGACTTGGTGTTGTCGGATGGACAATTTCAGGTTTCTTATTAAAGGATAAAGCCATTTTAACTAACTTTGGGTTACAAATTCCATTATTTGTAATCGGTATTTATAAAATTATTTTTTAA
- a CDS encoding phytanoyl-CoA dioxygenase family protein, which produces MNDLNLFKKNGFLVKENLISQTKINKINKIVNEVISKEKKRKKGNGTNGTQSYDNYHFVYNSSSPKNKEILRLNNPQNRHKVFYELSRDKKIISIAKKLLGGTVRFHLGKLNFKLPNKKKGSEIGWHQDWAFYPHTNDDLITVGIYLDDCYEKNGPLKIIKNSHKKKLYSHHSKENYFVGKIDTKKNKIGTKDSVSITGTAGTVVFFHCRSVHGSGHNQMNNSRPLILFGYRACDAWPLINDGNPHPEVDLENYDKNIIVGNKSIKPRLTKVPTIIPLPKKKHYVSIYELQKN; this is translated from the coding sequence ATGAATGATTTAAATTTATTTAAAAAAAATGGCTTTCTTGTTAAAGAAAATCTTATTTCTCAAACAAAGATAAATAAAATTAATAAAATTGTTAATGAAGTAATTTCAAAAGAAAAAAAAAGAAAAAAAGGTAATGGTACAAATGGAACTCAGTCCTATGATAATTACCATTTTGTTTACAATTCGAGTTCTCCAAAAAATAAAGAAATTCTAAGACTAAATAATCCTCAGAACAGGCATAAAGTTTTCTATGAGTTATCTAGAGATAAAAAAATTATATCTATAGCAAAAAAATTATTAGGTGGAACAGTTAGATTTCATCTAGGTAAATTAAATTTCAAGCTTCCGAATAAGAAAAAAGGTAGTGAAATTGGATGGCATCAAGATTGGGCTTTTTACCCTCATACAAACGATGATTTAATTACAGTTGGTATATATTTAGATGATTGTTATGAAAAAAATGGGCCACTTAAAATAATAAAGAATTCACACAAAAAGAAATTGTACAGCCACCACAGCAAAGAAAATTATTTTGTTGGAAAAATAGACACTAAGAAAAATAAAATAGGAACTAAAGATAGTGTTTCTATAACTGGAACGGCTGGAACAGTAGTATTTTTTCATTGTAGATCAGTTCATGGGTCTGGACACAATCAAATGAATAACTCAAGACCGTTAATTTTATTTGGATATAGAGCTTGTGATGCGTGGCCATTAATCAATGACGGAAACCCTCATCCTGAAGTTGATTTGGAAAATTATGACAAAAATATAATTGTTGGAAATAAATCAATAAAACCAAGATTGACTAAAGTCCCAACCATAATCCCACTGCCTAAGAAGAAACACTACGTTTCTATCTATGAACTTCAAAAAAATTAA
- a CDS encoding zinc ABC transporter substrate-binding protein, translating into MKNIKKIPLIFSILSILTFFTPANAEIKVVASIKPIHSLASYLMDGIAKPDLIVDGYASPHGFAMKPSHAKMLQNADLIFWVGEDLESFLEKPLSSIAKKAEKIELMETKGLQVLKFRERNIFDEHDHDDHGHDDHGKKEDDHDHDDHGKKEDDHDHGHDDHGKKEDDHDDHGHDDHDGHAHGEFDPHIWLDPINAKAMLNEMAEHLIENDPKNEAKYKSNLAKALQEIDKLTIDVMTDLSSSDASIVFHDAYQYFEKRFNVNILGAFTVNTDVMPGAEQLAEIREIIEHDKVACVFSEPQFNPDIIKAVAKDMNIKTGVVDPLGATLDPGKDLYFNLIRNMSASFKGC; encoded by the coding sequence ATGAAAAATATTAAAAAAATACCACTTATATTCTCAATATTATCAATTCTAACATTCTTTACACCAGCAAATGCTGAAATAAAAGTAGTTGCTTCTATTAAACCAATTCATTCATTAGCTAGTTACTTAATGGATGGTATTGCTAAACCTGATTTAATAGTTGATGGATATGCTTCTCCACACGGATTTGCAATGAAACCTTCGCACGCAAAAATGCTTCAAAATGCAGATCTAATATTCTGGGTTGGTGAAGATTTAGAGAGTTTTTTAGAAAAACCATTGAGTTCAATTGCTAAGAAAGCAGAAAAAATTGAATTAATGGAAACTAAAGGATTACAGGTATTAAAATTTAGAGAAAGAAATATTTTTGACGAACATGATCATGACGATCATGGACATGACGATCATGGTAAAAAGGAAGATGATCACGACCATGATGACCACGGTAAAAAGGAAGATGATCACGACCACGGACATGACGATCATGGTAAAAAAGAGGATGATCATGACGACCACGGACATGACGATCATGATGGACATGCGCATGGTGAATTTGATCCACACATTTGGTTGGACCCAATTAATGCAAAAGCTATGTTAAATGAAATGGCAGAACATTTAATTGAAAATGATCCTAAAAATGAAGCTAAGTATAAAAGTAATTTAGCTAAAGCTTTACAAGAAATCGATAAACTTACAATTGATGTAATGACTGATTTAAGTAGCAGTGATGCTTCAATTGTATTTCATGATGCGTATCAATATTTTGAGAAAAGATTTAATGTAAATATATTAGGTGCTTTTACTGTTAATACTGATGTAATGCCAGGAGCAGAACAACTAGCAGAAATCAGAGAGATAATTGAGCACGATAAAGTTGCTTGTGTATTTTCTGAACCTCAATTTAACCCTGATATCATTAAAGCGGTTGCAAAAGACATGAATATTAAAACCGGTGTAGTTGATCCATTAGGAGCGACTTTAGACCCAGGAAAAGACTTATATTTCAATTTAATTAGAAATATGTCTGCATCTTTCAAAGGTTGTTAA
- a CDS encoding ATP-binding cassette domain-containing protein — MSSENITLVKLNNAGFKQNDKWLVEGVSLTVEKGKIVTLIGPNGSGKSTTAKIALGIYKNIEGSVEKYTNKVGYVPQKISIDWTLPLRVYDFMLLTENIKEEAIDEALTLTGVIHLKNKNLGNLSGGEFQRVLIARAISKKPELLVLDEPVQGVDYTGEIALYELIKRISDTLNCGILLISHDLHTVMTATDHVVCLNGHVCCSGSPMDVAKNNEYKTLFGEQASQILSVYEHKHDHVHSDKGEIKKN; from the coding sequence ATGAGCTCAGAAAATATTACATTAGTAAAATTAAATAACGCTGGTTTTAAACAAAATGATAAATGGCTAGTAGAAGGTGTTTCATTAACTGTTGAAAAAGGAAAGATTGTTACCCTTATTGGACCTAATGGCTCTGGAAAAAGTACTACCGCAAAAATTGCATTGGGAATTTACAAAAACATAGAAGGAAGTGTTGAGAAATACACAAATAAAGTTGGATATGTTCCTCAAAAAATATCTATTGATTGGACTTTACCGTTAAGAGTTTATGACTTTATGCTTCTAACAGAAAATATTAAAGAAGAGGCAATTGATGAAGCACTTACATTAACAGGTGTTATCCATCTTAAGAATAAAAATTTAGGAAATTTATCAGGTGGAGAATTTCAAAGAGTTTTAATTGCAAGAGCTATTTCAAAAAAACCTGAATTATTAGTTCTTGATGAACCTGTTCAAGGAGTTGATTATACTGGTGAGATTGCTTTGTATGAATTAATAAAAAGAATTTCTGATACACTAAATTGTGGAATTCTATTAATCTCTCATGATCTACATACAGTTATGACTGCAACTGATCATGTGGTTTGTTTAAATGGTCATGTATGTTGTTCTGGATCACCAATGGATGTTGCTAAAAATAATGAATATAAAACCTTATTTGGTGAACAAGCATCTCAAATTCTTTCTGTATATGAACATAAACATGATCACGTTCATTCAGACAAAGGTGAAATAAAGAAAAATTAA
- a CDS encoding metal ABC transporter permease, with product MFDDFFIRALIAGLGIALVTGPLGCFVVWRRLSYFGDTLAHSALLGVTLAYSFELNIALSVFIISSLIALILIQLQKKTNLPGDALLGLLAHSSLAVGLVVIGFLTFIRFDIMGLLFGDILAVTTDDLLIIWTGGAVILLVLKLIWKPLFASTVNYELAEAEGLNPDRAKAIFTILMAAVIAISIKMVGLLLITGMLIIPAAMARNISDSPQKMVLFSIIGGLLSVLLGLFSSLEFNTSSGPSIIMAALVLFILSLLNIKQSIKLKN from the coding sequence ATGTTTGATGATTTTTTTATAAGAGCACTAATTGCAGGCTTAGGTATAGCCCTAGTAACTGGGCCTCTTGGTTGTTTTGTTGTTTGGAGAAGATTATCTTACTTTGGTGATACATTAGCTCACTCAGCTCTACTAGGTGTTACTTTAGCTTACTCGTTTGAATTAAACATTGCTCTTTCAGTATTTATTATTTCATCTTTAATTGCTTTAATTTTAATTCAATTACAGAAGAAAACTAATTTACCTGGTGATGCTTTGCTTGGTCTATTAGCTCACTCTTCTTTAGCTGTTGGATTAGTAGTAATAGGTTTTTTAACCTTTATTCGTTTTGATATTATGGGACTTTTGTTTGGTGATATATTAGCCGTAACAACTGATGATTTACTAATCATCTGGACTGGTGGGGCAGTAATTTTATTAGTTCTTAAATTAATTTGGAAACCATTGTTTGCATCTACAGTTAATTACGAATTAGCAGAAGCAGAAGGGTTAAACCCTGATAGAGCAAAAGCTATTTTTACAATTCTTATGGCCGCTGTAATAGCAATATCAATTAAAATGGTAGGGTTATTATTGATTACAGGTATGCTTATTATTCCAGCAGCGATGGCTAGAAATATTTCTGATAGCCCTCAAAAGATGGTGTTATTTTCAATAATTGGAGGATTGTTGTCAGTATTATTAGGTCTATTTTCGTCCTTAGAATTTAATACATCATCTGGGCCTTCGATAATAATGGCCGCTTTAGTATTATTTATATTGTCTTTACTTAATATTAAACAATCGATTAAATTGAAAAACTGA
- a CDS encoding Fur family transcriptional regulator encodes MQKEHSLSKNQKIIFDLIDKSGGPMKAYSILFNVQKKGIKAPLQVYRALDKLVEIGKIHKIESRNAFIACQNSSCQVSKATAFSICESCENVSEISNSKLSKYLSSFSDNSGMKYSKYNLEFFGLCKKCKSK; translated from the coding sequence ATGCAAAAAGAACATAGCCTTTCAAAAAATCAAAAAATCATTTTTGATCTTATTGATAAATCTGGTGGACCTATGAAAGCTTATTCAATTTTATTTAATGTCCAAAAAAAGGGAATAAAAGCACCACTACAAGTTTATAGAGCCCTAGATAAGTTGGTTGAAATTGGAAAAATTCATAAGATTGAAAGCAGAAATGCTTTTATTGCTTGTCAAAATTCCAGCTGTCAGGTTTCTAAAGCTACAGCTTTTTCAATTTGCGAAAGTTGTGAAAATGTATCAGAAATAAGCAACTCAAAACTTTCAAAATATTTATCTAGCTTTTCAGATAACTCTGGAATGAAATATAGCAAATATAATCTAGAATTTTTTGGTTTATGTAAAAAATGTAAATCAAAATAA
- a CDS encoding Ldh family oxidoreductase, whose translation MSTVSLTLDEIFELAKKTLLANGCDDETASILSDLIRNAERDGSVSHGLFRLPAYVTGLKGGKINGKGKPEVKKISPSVIKVEGNNCLAPVVLNKGLPELAKAAKENGVAVLAINNSHHMAAMWPETEKLAEEGLVAFACTSYKPAVAPAGAIKPLFGTNPISFAWPRPGKTPVVYDMATASMAMGEVQVAKREGHKVPLGTGLTKDGKETTDPGEIADGGVLLPFGGYKGSAIAMMVELMAGALVGDNFSFETAAKDNNDGGPPSGGEFILAINPDKTSGTNWQKHAEEFFEKMKSMGEVRLPGERRHKNRMDTGPRNINAELVNKIKSLS comes from the coding sequence ATGAGCACTGTATCTTTAACTTTAGACGAAATATTTGAACTAGCTAAAAAAACACTTTTAGCTAATGGATGCGATGATGAAACTGCATCAATTCTTTCAGATTTAATTAGAAATGCAGAAAGAGATGGTTCTGTCTCACATGGTTTGTTTAGATTGCCAGCATACGTGACTGGTCTTAAAGGTGGAAAGATAAATGGAAAAGGGAAACCTGAAGTAAAAAAAATATCTCCATCAGTAATTAAAGTTGAAGGAAATAATTGTTTAGCTCCTGTTGTATTAAATAAAGGATTGCCTGAACTTGCAAAAGCTGCAAAAGAAAATGGTGTAGCTGTGTTAGCAATAAATAATTCACATCATATGGCTGCTATGTGGCCTGAGACAGAAAAACTAGCAGAAGAAGGTTTGGTTGCATTTGCTTGTACATCTTATAAGCCGGCTGTAGCACCTGCTGGTGCTATTAAACCATTATTTGGAACGAACCCAATTTCATTTGCTTGGCCACGTCCTGGTAAAACACCAGTTGTTTATGATATGGCAACAGCCTCAATGGCAATGGGAGAAGTTCAAGTTGCTAAAAGAGAAGGGCACAAAGTTCCACTTGGAACAGGATTAACTAAAGATGGAAAAGAAACAACTGATCCAGGGGAAATTGCCGATGGCGGAGTTTTATTACCCTTTGGTGGTTACAAAGGGTCTGCAATTGCAATGATGGTAGAATTAATGGCAGGCGCATTAGTTGGGGATAATTTTAGTTTTGAAACAGCAGCTAAAGATAATAATGATGGTGGTCCTCCAAGTGGCGGTGAATTCATACTAGCTATTAATCCAGATAAAACTTCAGGTACTAATTGGCAAAAACACGCTGAGGAATTTTTTGAAAAAATGAAATCGATGGGTGAAGTAAGATTACCTGGAGAAAGACGTCACAAGAATAGAATGGATACTGGCCCAAGAAATATTAACGCAGAATTAGTAAATAAAATTAAATCTTTAAGCTAA
- the xth gene encoding exodeoxyribonuclease III, with product MLISSWNVNSVRARIENIKSYLLKYKPDILMMQEIKTEDVNFPYDDFSSMDYESHVFGQKSYNGVAIISKNKLKNVKTDLIKDKLKQSRIISAEFEHKKKNIQLINIYTPNGNPVDTEKYDYKKDWLDQLIKQLKTLSKKNSNIILAGDFNIIPSAEDVYNVKSFEDDALYRLEIRKKFREMINLGFNDVYRHFYEDKEGYTFWDYMRGAWQKNNGMRIDHFLVSNSIIDQIKDININKDPRGREKPSDHTPIEINLA from the coding sequence ATGCTCATTTCATCTTGGAATGTAAACTCGGTAAGAGCAAGAATCGAAAATATCAAAAGCTACTTATTAAAATATAAACCTGATATTTTAATGATGCAGGAAATCAAAACTGAAGATGTTAATTTTCCATATGATGATTTTTCATCAATGGACTATGAAAGTCATGTATTTGGTCAAAAAAGTTACAATGGTGTAGCAATTATATCTAAAAATAAATTAAAAAATGTCAAAACAGATTTAATTAAGGATAAGTTAAAACAATCAAGAATAATTTCAGCTGAATTTGAACATAAGAAAAAAAATATACAATTAATAAATATTTATACGCCTAATGGTAATCCTGTAGATACTGAAAAATACGATTATAAAAAAGATTGGCTTGATCAATTAATAAAGCAATTAAAAACTTTATCTAAAAAAAATTCAAATATTATTTTAGCTGGTGATTTCAATATTATCCCTTCAGCAGAAGATGTTTATAATGTTAAAAGTTTTGAAGACGACGCATTATACAGACTTGAAATAAGAAAAAAATTTAGAGAAATGATTAATCTTGGTTTTAATGATGTCTACAGACATTTTTATGAAGATAAAGAAGGATATACATTTTGGGATTATATGAGAGGCGCATGGCAAAAAAATAATGGTATGAGGATTGATCATTTTTTAGTTTCAAATTCTATAATTGATCAAATTAAAGATATTAATATTAATAAAGATCCACGTGGAAGAGAAAAGCCTTCTGATCACACACCAATTGAGATTAATTTAGCTTAA
- a CDS encoding HesB/IscA family protein, whose product MIKEIKFTDKALKQIDNLLSKKDKGSFFRIAIKGGGCSGFQYEFTFDKSKQDDDLNYQNILIDKTSADLLKGSEVDYVSELIGEQFKISNPQTKSSCGCGVSFSL is encoded by the coding sequence ATGATTAAAGAAATTAAATTTACGGATAAAGCGTTAAAACAAATAGATAATTTGTTGTCAAAAAAAGACAAAGGATCATTCTTCAGAATCGCTATCAAAGGTGGAGGATGTTCTGGTTTTCAATATGAATTTACATTTGATAAATCAAAACAAGATGATGATTTAAATTATCAAAATATTTTAATTGATAAAACTTCGGCTGATTTGCTTAAAGGATCTGAGGTTGATTATGTGTCTGAACTTATAGGTGAACAATTCAAAATTTCTAATCCACAAACCAAATCTTCATGTGGTTGTGGAGTGTCTTTCTCACTTTAA